The following proteins come from a genomic window of Theileria equi strain WA chromosome 2 map unlocalized gcontig_1105316255037, whole genome shotgun sequence:
- a CDS encoding exosome complex exonuclease rrp42, putative (encoded by transcript BEWA_040760A) has product MDFIKSGIALNHRIDGRRLDEQAKISVIPNISSNSHGSSQVFLNDNIVQTTVNFSIASPDHSALDEGMVEVTASGAYIFESDESAQREDEGIGNIIEALQFQKNFIDKKILCIMPNKFVWNLKIHTTILQRGGSLLDAISIGIVTALRCSRLPSVAVMLKDEIESSDDDKNLQVKLSAGLEYITLYTKTLRLNTEVMDIAKKLPIITTVAQIGSKNVWGITKEEEICSGGFLSAAVCPDGECVGIKINGSCFSMSSVDELVRKCCTIAVNNHEVINEAIATI; this is encoded by the exons AtggattttataaaaagtGGCATAGCTCTCAACCACCGCATAGACGGAAGACGACTGGACGAACAAGCGAAGATTAGTGTAATCCCAAACATCTCATCCAACTCACATGGAAGTTCACAAGTATTTCTTAATGACAACATCGTACAAACTACAGTAAAT TTTTCTATCGCATCTCCTGATCACTCCGCCTTAGATGAAGGAATGGTTGAAGTAACAGCTAGTGGAGCATATATTTTTGAAAGTGATGAATCGGCACAAAGAGAAGATGAAGGCATTGGGAACATTATCGAGGCACTGCAATTCCAAAAGAACTTTATCGACAAGAAAATTCTCTGTATTATGCCAAATAAGTTCGTATGGAACCTAAAAATACACACCACG ATATTACAAAGAGGAGGGTCACTTCTTGACGCAATTAGTATCGGTATAGTTACAGCTTTAAGATGTTCTAGATTACCATCTGTGGCTGTTATGCTAAAAGATGAAATAGAAAGCTCGGACGATGACAAAAATCTCCAAGTAAAGTTGTCTGCCGGGTTAGAATATATAACTTTATACACAAAAACTCTCAGACTAAATACCGAAGTTATGGACATCGCAAAAAAACTACCAATAATTACAACTGTCGCTCAAATAGGTTCAAAAAATGTCTGGGGAATaacaaaggaagaagaaatatgCTCCGGTGGATTTCTATCTGCAGCCGTCTGTCcagatggagaatgtgTTGGAATTAAAATCAATGGTTCATGTTTTTCAATGTCATCGGTGGATGAACTCGTCAGAAAATGCTGTACCATAGCTGTAAATAATCACGAGGTTATAAATGAAGCCATTGCTACTATATAA
- a CDS encoding DNA polymerase delta catalytic subunit, putative (encoded by transcript BEWA_040770A) codes for MSIEDYQPGPFDEHSFDNHYGTSNNYERFFMTFLRPHFSDIFFQTDADYTYGYAPIDTDVVDMAGDHSNAKKTETPIIRLYGVTKKQESILVHLKNFMPYFYIEKPKNFTEEHITDLIALFSKHLSEQPQFKRSLRFVLNITIVKLTSLMLYKDNGETDFLKITVALPRMVSTLRTFIESGVALQVFDPNNVNARIPLHRITYEANLPYVLRFLLDREVVGGSWLKLPKGSYSVCSGIEKTSHCNIEVMADYDKIISMPLEGEWQSIGPIRILSFDIECVKFSGPGFPNANNDPVIQISSVLHTHGNNVEKTQNFVFTLKECDPLHNANVLCFESEDQLLLAWSDFFRYVDPDFVTGYNIINFDIPYLITRASVLNLERFSQLPRIKKQMTTFKDAIVSNNIMGTYENKDINIEGRILFDVYDLVRRDHKLKSYTLNYVSFEFLKQQKEDVHYSTIAKLQLGSSADRRRIASYCLKDGILPLLLIEKLLLLYNYVEMARVTSTPIKMLISRGQQIRVTMQIYRQCKIMRYAVPVLSTGSRNASNEAGYEGGTVLDPQRGYHKQPIAVLDFQSLYPSIMIAHNLCYSTLIPTSEVDKYPPEHVTRVPGHEGLCFIKSSVRTGVLPIIVSNLIEARKRAKKLMASCTDPMLKSVYDGRQLALKITTNSVYGYTGAASGGFLPCVEVATAITSFGRSMILNTKQSIESHFTAENGYIANAKVVYGDTDSVMINFGTDKIEKAIELGIEAAAKITSEATKPITLVFEKVYRPLLLLNKKRYAGLFYSNATTYEKIDCKGIETVRRDFCPLVQQMMERVLHLLLVDLDLEGAIKFVKSKISELLRNEIDISLLVVTKSLGKVEYDTRLPHVELAKKLKQRDPGKAPGVGDRVSYIIVKGTKGQPQFDRAEEPLYVAENNLPIDTQHYLESIKSTLMRVFEVIMSNTDSLFSGEHTRIITMSSSIDGALSKFVKKVERCLGCKSVIKVPPFCENCSQKKRKEVILKKLEALRTKENDYFTLWTHCQRFEFDRKYKR; via the exons ATGTCTATAGAAGACTATCAACCAGGTCCATTCGATGAACATAGTTTTGATAATCACTATGGAACAAGCAACAACTATGAAAGGTTCTTCATGACCTTTCTTAGGCCACATTTTAGCGACA TATTTTTTCAGACAGATGCAGACTACACATATGGTTACGCTCCCATCGACACCGATGTCGTTGATATGGCCGGTGATCATTCCAATGCTAAAAAAACCGAAACTCCGATAATTAGACTTTACGGTGTGACCAAGAAGCAAGAAAGCATTTTGGTTCATCTCAAGAATTTCATGCCATATTTTTACATTGAAAAACCCAAGAATTTTACTGAAGAGCACATTACCGATCTCATTGCCCTGTTTAGCAAACACTTGTCTGAGCAGCCTCAATTCAAAAGGTCTCTGCGTTTCGTTTTAAACATTACTATAGTGAAATTAACG TCGTTAATGCTTTATAAAGATAATGGTGAGACTGATTTTCTCAAGATCACAGTGGCATTGCCACGTATGGTGTCAACTCTCAGAACATTTATTGAATCCGGGGTAGCATTACAGGTATTTGATCCTAACAATGTTAATGCCCGTATTCCTCTACATCGGATTACATATGAGGCTAATTTACCATATGTGTTGAGATTTTTATTGGATAGAGAAGTGGTTGGTGGATCTTGGCTGAAATTGCCCAAGGGATCATATTCTGTATGTTCCGGTATAGAAAAGACTAGTCACTGTAATATTGAAGTTATGGCAGACTATGATAAAATTATTTCAATGCCACTAGAGGGGGAATGGCAATCTATCGGACCTATCAGGATATTGTCCTTTGATAttgaatgtgtaaagtTTTCAGGGCCAGGTTTCCCTAATGCAAATAATGATCCTGTGATTCAAATATCTTCCGTTTTACATACTCATGGAAATAACGTGGAAAAAACACAGAATTTTGTTTTCACACTTAAGGAATGTGATCCTTTGCATAATGCAAATGTTCTATGTTTTGAGTCTGAGGATCAATTATTATTGGCTTGGAGTGATTTCTTCAGATATGTAGACCCAGATTTTGTAACCGGGTACaacattataaatttcGATATTCCGTATTTGATTACAAGAGCATCTGTTCTCAATTTGGAACGATTTTCACAGTTGCCTAGAATAAAAAAACAGATGACCACTTTCAAGGATGCTATTGTTAGCAACAATATAATGGGAACatatgaaaataaagacATTAACATAGAGGGCAGGATCTTATTTGATGTCTATGATTTAGTCCGCCGCGATCACAAGCTAAAATCGTACACTTTAAACTATGTTTCATTTGAATTTTTGAAACAACAAAAAGAAGATGTTCACTATTCTACAATTGCAAAACTACAGCTAGGATCATCTGCTGATCGTAGGAGAATAGCAAGTTATTGTTTAAAGGATGGAATTCTGCCGTTATTACTGATAGAAAAGCTCTTGCTGCTATACAATTATGTAGAAATGGCTAGGGTCACATCAACTCCAATAAAAATGCTTATTAGCAGGGGTCAGCAGATTCGTGTTACTATGCAAATTTATCGTCAATGCAAGATTATGCGTTATGCTGTTCCAGTGCTTAGTACTGGCTCAAGAAATGCATCAAATGAGGCAGGCTACGAAGGAGGTACTGTATTGGATCCACAAAGAGGGTACCATAAGCAACCTATCGCTGTACTTGATTTTCAATCCCTATATCCATCAATTATGATCGCTCATAACCTTTGTTATTCTACACTTATTCCTACGTCTGAAGTTGACAAATATCCTCCAGAACATGTTACTAGAGTTCCAGGCCACGAAGGACTCTGTTTTATAAAGTCGTCTGTTAGAACTGGTGTTCTGCCGATTATTGTTAGCAACTTGATTGAAGCCAGAAAAAGGGCCAAGAAATTAATGGCCAGTTGTACGGATCCTATGTTAAAGAGTGTTTACGATGGACGTCAGCTTGCCCTGAAAATCACCACCAACTCAGTCTACGGTTATACTGGAGCGGCGAGTGGAGGATTTTTGCCATGTGTTGAAGTTGCCACCGCAATTACATCTTTTGGTCGTAGCATGATTTTGAATACAAAACAGTCTATAGAAAGCCATTTTACGGCAGAAAACGGCTACATTGCTAATGCCAAAGTCGTGTATGGTGATACAGATTCTGTCATGATTAATTTTGGTACTGACAAGATAGAAAAGGCAATAGAACTGG GTATAGAAGCAGCGGCTAAGATTACGAGTGAAGCCACAAAACCAATTACTCTAGTTTTCGAAAAGGTATATAGACCTCTGCTTCTTTTGAACAAAAAGAGGTATGCTGGGCTATTTTATAGCAATGCAACAACATATGAAAAGATAGATTGCAAAGGAATTGAG ACTGTAAGAAGGGATTTTTGTCCTTTAGTCCAGCAGATGATGGAGAGAGTATTGCACCTACTTCTAGTTGATTTAGATTTGGAAGGCGctataaaatttgtaaagaGCAAGATTAGTGAACTTTTGAGAAACGAAATTGACATTAGTCTTTTGGTTGTTACAAAATCTCTTGGGAAGGTTGAATATGATACCAGACTTCCTCATGTGGAGCTCGCtaaaaaattaaaacaaaGAG ACCCTGGAAAGGCTCCTGGAGTTGGAGATAGAGTGAGTTATATCATAGTAAAGGGGACGAAAG GGCAACCTCAATTTGACAGAGCTGAAGAACCGCTCTATGTTGCTGAGAACAACTTACCAATTGACACTCAGCATTACTTGGAATCTATAAAGAGCACTCTCATGCGTGTGTTTGAGGTTATCATGTCAAACACCGATTCACTTTTTA GCGGAGAACACACGAGAATAATTACCATGAGTTCTTCAATCGATGGTGCACTTTCAAAGTTTGTAAAAAAGGTTGAAAGATGCTTAGGATGTAAAAGTGTTATCAAGGTCCCACCATTCTGTGAAAACTGCAGTCAAAAGAAACGCAAAGAA gtaattttaaagaaaCTTGAAGCCCTGAGAACAAAAGAAAATGATTATTTTACACTCTGGACCCACTGTCAAAGGTTTGAATTTgatagaaaatataaacgATAA
- a CDS encoding conserved hypothetical protein (encoded by transcript BEWA_040780A), with protein sequence MEINVLEQPCESGSDHDDLSDYNEDTDQSDSEETQLEFLDSDSDVSEYSLDDESGSQDSEADVDEETNLRILTESVVIRLAENASTLKPNPIRKLLSAYACAVSHIASEEIKINAAITPDNEKKKTKFKSLKKENSRILKGVSDRMREKLESSKQMYVIKNPDVYTLLVSKTLEMMSLFLKQNTLSESPDAIASVAQIVRKFFSTAIIQLGFAFQVFDICRETLISLSSPHVMKWIAVFKNTNNQFVKIVCSLLSGHPQKAARINCLQFLQQYLTCLKDSKLITTQLFQPKSSYLVNVIQLTVTDAKAVSNEAINFLLQRCYRSQIKAVYNGLTFKNFGLFKLSQNCITELYSAVPYPNLYTHVFRSIRDLGMNIRREWTTANKKQPDPLNDDKNRSLTIAVCSWGFIEAINIWVGVVSRSKDKLETLIYPLVTVITSAIKVNLQNLNCMPFVLHLLTALNILSDGTDKFIPISSIIFQLLESLKSKDLVKLDKAAKETNSVLEKTDDIMVKLKLSNKQIHMSQTYKTLYKHIEIVLVDHLGIVSLNPSFPEFSIPILTFLRIYVRNEHVPEEFKTCMTTLIQVVEDTCEKIKGRRLQLEGKSGTGSKLKVFTSDCKSIPTYKHRLDILSRYQQLNKEKVTGTMAASKI encoded by the coding sequence atggagataaacGTGTTGGAACAACCGTGTGAATCCGGCTCTGATCACGATGACCTCTCAGACTACAACGAAGATACCGACCAATCGGATTCTGAAGAAACTCAATTGGAATTTTTGGACTCAGACTCCGATGTTTCAGAGTACTCATTGGATGATGAATCGGGAAGTCAAGATTCCGAGGCCGATGTGGATGAAGAGACAAACCTTCGAATTCTAACTGAAAGCGTAGTTATTAGGTTGGCAGAAAACGCGAGTACACTTAAACCTAATCCAATTAGAAAGCTTCTATCGGCGTATGCCTGTGCAGTTAGTCATATCGCATCAGAAGAAATCAAGATTAATGCTGCCATTACACCAGACAacgaaaagaagaagacAAAGTTTAAGTCTCTCAAAAAAGAGAATAGTAGGATATTAAAAGGTGTTAGTGATAGAATGAGGGAGAAACTCGAAAGTTCTAAGCAGATGTATGTGATAAAAAATCCCGATGTATACACACTTTTGGTGAGTAAAACGCTTGAGATGATGAGtctatttttaaaacaaaacacTCTTTCCGAAAGCCCCGATGCTATTGCCTCTGTTGCGCAAATAGTACGAAAGTTTTTTTCTACGGCCATCATTCAATTAGGATTTGCTTTCCAGGTGTTTGATATTTGCAGGGAAACATTAATCAGTCTATCTTCCCCCCATGTTATGAAGTGGATTGCagtatttaaaaatacgAATAATCAGTTTGTTAAGAttgtatgctcccttttGTCTGGTCACCCTCAAAAGGCAGCCAGAATAAACTGTTTGCAATTTTTGCAGCAATACTTGACATGTTTGAAAGATTCAAAGTTGATTACAACTCAACTATTCCAACCAAAATCATCTTATCTAGTCAACGTCATACAACTTACAGTTACTGATGCTAAGGCTGTGTCCAATGAGGCCATAAACTTTTTACTTCAAAGGTGTTACAGAAGTCAAATAAAGGCAGTATATAATGGTTTAacctttaaaaactttggTCTATTTAAGCTGAGCCAAAACTGCATAACAGAACTATATTCAGCAGTACCGTatccaaatttgtataCGCATGTATTTAGGAGTATTAGGGATTTGGGGATGAATATTCGTAGAGAGTGGACTACCGCAAATAAAAAACAGCCAGATCCGTTGAATGACGACAAGAACCGCTCTCTAACTATTGCTGTTTGCTCTTGGGGATTCATAGAGGCTATAAACATTTGGGTTGGTGTTGTGTCACGATCCAAAGATAAATTGGAGACTCTGATTTATCCCCTTGTAACGGTGATAACTTCTGCCATCAAAGTAAATTTACAGAATCTCAACTGCATGCCATTTGTCTTGCATCTACTTACGGCTTTGAACATCCTATCTGACGGTACTGACAAGTTCATTCCCATATCTTCGATCATTTTCCAGTTGTTAGAATCTCTAAAGTCCAAGGATTTAGTAAAACTGGACAAAGCTGCTAAGGAAACAAACTCCGTTCTTGAAAAAACCGATGATATTATGGTCAAGTTGAAATTATCAAATAAACAAATCCATATGTCACAAACATATAAAACCCTTTATAAGCATATAGAAATAGTTTTGGTAGATCATTTGGGAATAGTTTCACTGAACCCAAGTTTTCCAGAGTTTTCAATACCAATACTAACGTTCTTGAGGATTTATGTGAGAAACGAACACGTACCAGAGGAATTTAAAACGTGCATGACGACACTAATACAAGTTGTAGAAGATACATGtgaaaaaataaagggCAGACGCCTGCAACTGGAAGGAAAGTCTGGCACTGGATCGAAATTGAAGGTATTCACTTCGGACTGCAAGTCAATACCTACATATAAACATAGGTTGGATATATTATCCAGGTATCAACAACTGAATAAGGAAAAGGTTACAGGCACAATGGCTGCGTCCAAGATTTAA
- a CDS encoding conserved hypothetical protein (encoded by transcript BEWA_040790A) — protein sequence MEKEGNVALESSASGDGYTVHISNIPSRVDESSLESVMGHFGKVRKCRLKLGYRQDSPAEAWVVYKDESELISALKADGKLDCGGCVLKISKWNGPIPSENAGSKRTLTEASTCQDSCWFCLSNTKCEVHMISYVSKHCYVAIAKGAISSMHTLVTPIYHFPSAASAPKDVQDDMQKIVDCLMDVALKSGMGAIAFERYVPMSMKVAMHTQIQVIPVPLELSMQSFDYVDRADSFADANRIDLDASDEPSFNCLSSKIMGLGQSYLYLQAVGKLNGKLTYSRSLWILNRKSGLRILQNFGREIALSLLSDSDVQAIPSLNKAVQETHLAPRQAAADWRNCIATKEDEESFAKNLTKSILSL from the exons atggagaaagAGGGGAATGTCGCACTTGAGTCATCAGCTTCGGGCGATG GTTACACTGTACACATTAGTAATATCCCATCAAGGGTTGATGAATCTTCACTAGAAAGTGTTATGGGTCATTTTGGGAAAGTTCGCAAATGTAGACTAAAACTGGGTTATAGACAAGACAGTCCCGCAGAAGC ATGGGTTGtttataaagatgaatcTGAGCTCATATCTGCGCTAAAAGCAGATGGAAAATTAGATTGTGGCGGCTGCGTCcttaaaatatcaaaatgGAACGGACCAATTCCTTCAGAAAACGCAGGATCAAAAAGAACACTTACAGAAGCGTCCACATGTCAAGATTCGTGTTGGTTTTGCCTCTCTAATACAAAATGTGAAGTACACATGATTTCTTATGTTTCCAAACAC TGTTATGTTGCGATTGCAAAAGGGGCCATATCTAGTATGCATACACTAGTAACACCAATATATCACTTCCCTTCGGCGGCATCGGCTCCAAAGGATGTGCAAGATGACATGCAAAAGATTGTCGATTGTCTAATGGATGTCGCACTAAAATCTGGAATGGGTGCAATTGCATTTGAAAGATACGTTCCAATGAGTATGAAAGTGGCTATGCATACACAAATCCAAGTTATTCCCGTACCATTGGAGTTGTCTATGCAATCCTTCGACTACGTAGATAGAGCTGATTCATTCGCTGACGCAAATAGAATTGATCTTGACGCAAGTGATGAACCGAGCTTTAACTGTTTGTCATCAAAAATCATGGGACTAGGTCAGTCTTATCTCTATTTACAGGCTGTTGGAAAGCTCAATGGCAAACTGACCTATTCCAGAAGTTTGTGGATCCTAAACAGGAAAAGTGGATTAAGaattctccaaaattttgggAGAGAAATTGCTCTATCGCTTTTGTCTGATAGTGACGTGCAAGCCATACCAAGCCTAAACAAGGCTGTCCAAGAGACGCATTTGGCACCAAGACAAGCGGCAGCTGATTGGCGCAATTGTATCGCAACaaaagaggatgaagaatcatTCGCAAAGAATCTTACAAAATCTATTTTAAGTCTTTAA
- a CDS encoding conserved hypothetical protein (encoded by transcript BEWA_040800A) — translation MEANSTVALCNNLSHLIYKLHNSLDYKQKFILFTHIFSVQEEHYASEEMSRRLIMSLDPEFVYILLRSSSIFVLISLELTNKLICNKDAAKHMSNIVPYIANILSRIVPKADFILDESTKIISDKLMYQKDFVWIKLVYESLLCLQKILSYLGKNKLLNCVTLDEMRQPLEYLLNDMFDISIENISFDGSRESGIIFNHNNDHVHTCNLCDLISKNEFKDEALCIQNLFSDLDALAREHLIDLDKDKLDDYASDDEIDLFSLIKDVGNTIITDIGVTEGNKLDKQTVGIYLSTLKIVLEITKRDELAEFVLSCIESKNFDILQLLIELSIKGSNDLGNLTISKMLTNHSIKLLDKNTERHNVLCLLGYIQKSLERHGLYLFNDNCCVDEILKIIKRAEIELHLSLDEFFRIDNTEYDYPCTFRVLETIFVLICDLDQSVGNSVNSIFTIIHRVIQTTFDFFNQIDISNRERASDYISCCTRIIGCWMTLEPVHLQSAYLRALSNMLDLISEMDFAWLLPTFDYIEVCDLSNVNNLMTSMFRIINRATGKNGNVYVSALDNFGDETLTMACRHLERFFMDVIVDFERLLQSLEPFDINHTTLPVDKEDVIETLITSANFTPSYPVELFSPIVVEVDVGSKLEGKYLFTLSVLEKLFLSILERYHHVKFVNHMLKVINNNEEPSLEYFFQSLAKKSSSYDILLCNISVATAAACLCRITETSAKRLINSKFLLLIMECLVYSFFYSVPVRMNDYLRTDDERINLWYRTSHLSMLLMQHYPALVGLFNMSIIKMGLKLPQPSKIDMETLFNEEYITRQEIVVADFFSAFVLNIIN, via the exons ATGGAGGCAAATTCTACTGTTGCTTTATGCAACAATCTTTCCCATTTAATTTACAAGCTGCACAATTCGTTGGATTATAAACAAAAGTTTATTTTGTTTACACACATTTTTAGTGTACAGGAAGAACACTACGCTTCTGAAGAAATGAGCAGAAGATTGATTATGTCTCTAGACCCAgagtttgtctatattttgTTGAGATCTTCCTCTATATTTGTTCTGATTTCCCTGGAATTGACAAACAAACTAATATGTAACAAAGACGCAGCCAAACATATGTCAAACATTGTCCCATATATTGCCAATATTTTGTCAAGAATCGTGCCCAAAGCTGATTTCATTCTAGATGAATCTACAAAAATAATTTCTGATAAGCTAATGTATCAGAAAGACTTCGTATGGATCAAATTAGTGTATGAATCTCTGTTATGTTTGcagaaaattttatcataCCTGGggaaaaacaaacttttgaaTTGCGTTACCCTAGATGAAATGCGTCAACCTTTAGAGTATTTGTTGAACGACATGTTTGATATTTCAATTGAAAACATCAGCTTTGATGGATCAAGAGAATCAGGAATTATTTTCAACCACAACAATGACCATGTACATACTTGTAATCTCTGCGATCTAATCTCCAAAAACGAATTCAAGGATGAAGCTTTATGTATACAAAACCTTTTCAGTGATCTTGATGCATTAGCTAGAGAACATCTAATTGATCTAGATAAAGATAAACTTGATGATTATGCGTCCGACGACGAAATCGATCTCTTTTCCCTGATAAAAGATGTTGGAAACACAATAATAACTGATATTGGCGTAACTGAAGGGAATAAGTTAGACAAGCAAACTGTTGGCATCTATCTATCAACTTTGAAAATTGTACTCGAGATTACTAAACGTGATGAATTAGCCGAATTTGTTTTATCGTGTATAGAATCAAAGAATTTTGATATACTGCAACTTCTCATTGAATTGTCAATAAAAGGTTCAAATGATCTTGGAAACCTAacaatttcaaaaatgttgaCTAACCACTCTATAAAATTATTGGATAAAAATACCGAGAGACACAATGTTCTATGTTTGCTTGGATATATTCAAAAGTCCTTGGAGAGGCATGGTCTTTATCTTTTTAATGATAACTGTTGTGTAGAtgaaatattaaaaataataaaaagaGCCGAAATCGAGTTACACTTATCATTGGATGAATTTTTTAGAATAGACAACACTGAATACGACTATCCCTGCACATTTCGTGTCTTAGAAACCATTTTTGTGCTAATTTGTGATCTGGATCAGTCTGTTGGAAATTCAGTTAACTCTATATTTACTATCATTCACAGAGTTATTCAGACAACTTTCGACTTTTTTAATCAAATAGATATTTCGAATAGAGAAAGAGCTTCGGATTACATCAGCTGTTGTACGAGGATTATAGGGTGTTGGATGACATTAGAGCCTGTTCACTTGCAAAGTGCATACCTTAGAGCTCTAAGTAATATGTTGGATCTTATCTCAGAGATGGACTTTGCCTGGTTATTACCAACTTTTGATTATATTGAAGTTTGTGATTTATCAAATGTCAATAATCTTATGACGAGCATGTTTAGGATTATTAACAGGGCAACTGGAAAAAATGGGAATGTTTATGTAAGTGCTCTAGACAATTTTGGCGATGAAACTCTAACTATGGCCTGCAGACATCTGGAAAGATTTTTCATGGATGTAATCGTTGACTTTGAAAGGCTTCTCCAGTCTTTAGAACCATTTGACATTAATCATACCACACTACCAGTGGATAAGGAAGATGTCATAGAAACCTTGATAACGAGTGCAAATTTCACACCAAGTTATCCAGTAGAACTATTTTCACCAATTGTTGTAGAAGTTGATGTAGGGAGTAAGCTGGAAGGCAAATACCTGTTTACATTGTCAGTATTAGAAAAATTATTTCTATCAATACTTGAAAGATATCACCATGTAAAATTTGTTAATCACATGCTAAAAGTTATAaataataatgaagaaCCATCTTTAGAATATTTCTTCCAATCACTTGCCAAAAAGAGTTCCTCGTATGATATTTTGCTTTGCAATATTTCAGTTGCTACCGCTGCAGCCTGTTTGTGTAGGATTACTGAAACTTCTGCAAAAAGACTTATAAACTCCAAGTTTCTACTCCTTATAATG GAATGCCTCGTTTATTCGTTTTTCTATTCAGTACCTGTGCGTATGAATGATTATTTGAGAACGGATGATGAAAGGATAAACCTTTGGTATAGAACAAGTCATCTATCTATGCTACTAATGCAGCACTATCCCGCATTGGTAGGTCTGTTCAATATGTCAATTATCAAG ATGGGATTGAAATTGCCTCAACCAAGCAAAATTGACATGGAAACCTTGTttaatgaagaatatataaCTAGACAAGAGATCGTTGTAGCAGATTTCTTCTCTGCATTTGTATTGAACATAATAAACTAA
- a CDS encoding conserved hypothetical protein (encoded by transcript BEWA_040810A), whose amino-acid sequence MASKTHITLYSAFGRGVKPTPPDRGSFPLDHDGTCKDIAKDYLACIKASNGNALMCRKISAKYMKCRIENNLLADEPLTHLGFRESDIQPDIQKNDIDRDNSVIEPRSERKEERGFVSGVSLAESYPEKSLVGKLLSKFIG is encoded by the exons ATGGCCTCAAAAACCCACATTACCTTATATTCAGC CTTCGGCAGAGGAGTAAAACCTACTCCACCAGATCGTGGATCATTTCCCTTAGACCATGATGGTACATGTAAGGATATAGCAAAGGACTATTTAGCTTGTATAAAGGCCTCGAATGGAAACGCCTTAATGTGCAGGAAAATCTCCGCAAAGTATATGAAATGCAGAATCGAGAATAATCTACTAGCTGATGAACCGTTAACACACCTAGGATTCAGAGAATCTGATATTCAACCAGATATTCAAAAAAATGATATAGATCGTGACAATTCCGTCATAGAGCCAAGGTCAGAAAGGAAAGAAGAAAGGGGATTCGTGTCTGGTGTCTCCCTTGCTGAAAGTTATCCGGAAAAATCACTCGTGGGTAAATTGCTTTCAAAATTTATTGGTTAA
- a CDS encoding hypothetical protein (encoded by transcript BEWA_040820A), with protein MVVFRLLKAFAVYIPLIFVISTNSNCAEDANDAQDNPVISLIDRSKRAAAHFTGCSIDMLLKHCNKDTSVNFECFRSLGECFASSARVALLDDGDYEEEEEEEQQQDQEEL; from the coding sequence ATGGTTGTGTTTCGTTTGCTAAAGGCCTTTGCTGTCTATATACCCCTAATTTTTGTCATCTCAACCAATTCAAATTGTGCTGAAGATGCTAATGATGCTCAAGACAATCCAGTGATTAGTTTGATTGATAGATCAAAACGGGCGGCAGCTCATTTTACGGGCTGTAGCATAGACATGTTATTAAAGCATTGCAATAAGGATACTTCTGTGAATTTTGAGTGTTTTAGGTCGTTAGGTGAGTGTTTTGCGAGCAGTGCTAGAGTTGCCCTTCTTGATGATGGAGATtatgaggaagaggaggaagaagaacaaCAACAAGACCAAGAAGAACTCTAA